A stretch of Castanea sativa cultivar Marrone di Chiusa Pesio chromosome 2, ASM4071231v1 DNA encodes these proteins:
- the LOC142624354 gene encoding glutathione S-transferase T3-like isoform X1: MGYCCFGDMKETGMDSQMRGDCNFTQLLEEGSIMKTEFMMDSPQDEVHTQQSPHEVQMESITRKTQWGGNFGLGEDCLNVSAWLNTSLDAVQGNEQKHKTYWNRVWEYFNKEKTFTSTRNANSPMNRWSTIQLQTNKFVGILASIEMANPSGVNEQNKIIKAKEAYMKVQVVPFKFDHCWNILRHQLKWLELVAKPQTIRRSTATSSPTLESIHLGKMRSPMLPL; the protein is encoded by the exons ATGGGTTATTGTTGTTTTGGGGATATGAAGGAAACAG GAATGGATTCGCAAATGCGTGGTGATTGTAACTTCACACAGCTCTTAGAAGAGGGGTCTATCATGAAAACTGAATTTATGATGGACTCTCCACAAGATGAAGTGCATACCCAACAGTCTCCACATGAAGTTCAAATGGAATCCATTACTAGGAAGACACAATGGGGTGGTAATTTTGGTCTAGGAGAAGACTGTCTCAATGTGTCAGCATGGCTTAATACTTCATTAGATGCAGTGCAAGGGAATGAACAAAAGCACAAAACATATTGGAATAGAGTTTGGGAGTACTTCAATAAAGAGAAGACATTTACATCTACTCGTAATGCAAACTCTCCAATGAATCGTTGGTCAACAATTCAACTCCAAACAAATAAGTTTGTTGGGATCTTAGCTTCAATTGAGATGGCTAATCCAAGTGGTGTGAATGAGCAAAACAAG ATTATTAAGGCAAAGGAAGCGTATATGAAGGTCCAAGTTGTTCCATTCAAATTTGATCATTGTTGGAATATCTTGAGGCATCAATTAAAATGGTTGGAACTTGTAGCGAAGCCTCAAACAATAAGAAGATCAACTGCAACATCTTCTCCTACTCTGGAATCAATACATCTAGGGAAGATGAGGTCTCCCATGCTTCCTTTGTAG
- the LOC142624354 gene encoding glutathione S-transferase T3-like isoform X2 — protein sequence MDSQMRGDCNFTQLLEEGSIMKTEFMMDSPQDEVHTQQSPHEVQMESITRKTQWGGNFGLGEDCLNVSAWLNTSLDAVQGNEQKHKTYWNRVWEYFNKEKTFTSTRNANSPMNRWSTIQLQTNKFVGILASIEMANPSGVNEQNKIIKAKEAYMKVQVVPFKFDHCWNILRHQLKWLELVAKPQTIRRSTATSSPTLESIHLGKMRSPMLPL from the exons ATGGATTCGCAAATGCGTGGTGATTGTAACTTCACACAGCTCTTAGAAGAGGGGTCTATCATGAAAACTGAATTTATGATGGACTCTCCACAAGATGAAGTGCATACCCAACAGTCTCCACATGAAGTTCAAATGGAATCCATTACTAGGAAGACACAATGGGGTGGTAATTTTGGTCTAGGAGAAGACTGTCTCAATGTGTCAGCATGGCTTAATACTTCATTAGATGCAGTGCAAGGGAATGAACAAAAGCACAAAACATATTGGAATAGAGTTTGGGAGTACTTCAATAAAGAGAAGACATTTACATCTACTCGTAATGCAAACTCTCCAATGAATCGTTGGTCAACAATTCAACTCCAAACAAATAAGTTTGTTGGGATCTTAGCTTCAATTGAGATGGCTAATCCAAGTGGTGTGAATGAGCAAAACAAG ATTATTAAGGCAAAGGAAGCGTATATGAAGGTCCAAGTTGTTCCATTCAAATTTGATCATTGTTGGAATATCTTGAGGCATCAATTAAAATGGTTGGAACTTGTAGCGAAGCCTCAAACAATAAGAAGATCAACTGCAACATCTTCTCCTACTCTGGAATCAATACATCTAGGGAAGATGAGGTCTCCCATGCTTCCTTTGTAG
- the LOC142625538 gene encoding phosphoserine aminotransferase 2, chloroplastic-like: protein MRFTSVNKFGFIYAGAQKNVGPSGVSIVIIKKDLIGNDGIYMCGLAFEDLLDQGGCPVEKSVRSLMNVPFTLEKSGLEIEFIKEAAKENMVQHKQHKSVGGASIYNAKPLTGVEKSVAFMKDFQARWVGGVSW, encoded by the exons ATGAG ATTCACAAGTGTCAACAAGTTTGGTTTCATATATGCTGGAGCCCAGAAGAATGTGGGGCCATCTGGAGTCAGCATTGTGATCATCAAGAAAGATCTGATTGGGAATGATGGGATTTACATGTGTGGTTTGGCGTTTGAGGATTTGTTGGATCAAGGAGG GTGCCCTGTGGAGAAGTCTGTGAGGTCATTGATGAATGTGCCTTTCACTTTGGAGAAGTCAGGGTTGGAGATTGAGTTTATTAAGGAAGCGGCTAAGGAGAATATGGTTCAGCACAAGCAGCATAAGTCAGTTGGGGGTGCATCTATATACAATGCTAAGCCATTGACTGGGGTTGAGAAATCGGTTGCTTTCATGAAGGATTTCCAGGCAAG GTGGGTGGGTGGTGTTAGCTGGTAG
- the LOC142624354 gene encoding protein GRIP-like isoform X3, with product MTYLKIFILELLEQEAMLKSELHNMERVQKREGVDMTYLKNVILKLLETGEVDALLPVIGMLLQFCLEEAMMVA from the exons ATGACgtacttgaaaatttttatcttaGAGCTTCTTGAACAG GAAGCCATGCTGAAGTCTGAGCTTCACAACATGGAAAGAGTGCAGAAGAGGGAAGGGGTAGATATGAcatatttgaaaaatgttatCTTAAAGCTTCTTGAAACAG GTGAAGTGGACGCTCTACTACCCGTGATTGGAATGCTACTTCAATTTTGTCTTGAAGAG GCAATGATGGTAGCCTAG
- the LOC142624353 gene encoding putative disease resistance protein RGA3: MAETVIISAVLGKLIPVATEQISLVWGFEEQLKELQDSLTTIRAVLTDAERRQVKEERVKLWMRRLKDAAYDVDDVLDEFAYEILRRKIEIRNQMMRKVFFFFSFSNPIAFRINMANKIKAMLKSLKKINDNAKEFGFASAGSIDANPEVIPNRETDSSLEDSEIVGMGDHVSKIVNLVLNATNEQLSVIPIVGMPGLGKTSLAKLVYNHELVQRNFDKTIWICVSDDFDDKKILREILESLTQDSCALHPKDAILQSLKKELQEKRYFLVLDDVWNEDHAKWDTLRSCLLGINSSAGNNIIVTTRSDIVANIMKTIHQYHLEKLSDDECWSIIKKRVFTNERIPPSQDLEDIGREIAKRCRGIPLVARVLGGTMSNNIEESEWLAIQKSEVWSSLNGENEILSTLKLSFNHLSPSLKNCFAYCAIFPKDYEMVKEELIQHWMAKGFLQPSQGNSFEMEDIGNKYFDILLANSLFQDIKRDDFGDIISCKMHDLVHDLALSISKWETLHLGGNVGDDIDISHIRHLSSIFKYRTTPSIPLSRDGMGRLHTIFLIRTNLRDKLLDFKFVRGLTSSWISRKEFKSICELRHLRLLQVQNPDISAIPNSITKLYNLQTLAIKNCPYLRKLPKNLRNLTNLRHVKISQADIKQMPINLGQLTCLQTLPFFFIGQETGHRIEELGCLSQLRGGLKIFNLEHVRDKEEAKAANLVGKTRLHKLEFHWSHERVGNNNDEDVLEGLQPHPHLKSLKIENFSGEKFPLWILAGDNNGGGLFLFNHLLEISLVDCNKCQKIPTLGHLPCLKFLQIGGMNNVTCIGAEFYDSYSGVGSSTSRGGSGRNALFPALERLDLQRMPNLVEWKDTMDPTTTRMVFPRLEKLTIKQCEKLKSAPCHFPSLKKLDIKETCGTTFKNIISKLTTLVSLDMYRISELDCLPEHLWQNNTMSLMSIKIDDCADLVSILLPHEDDLCAPRMSLQSLYISGCRKLSHLPNTLQTLNSLEKFEVIECYNVMYLPSLQGVAPLRILRILCHVEVFPSGLQSCTSLSELDILICPNLKLIPDMPELHSLIRLGIWDCPNLISIGDLRGLHSLNHLRITHCPKLSHLPDGLDCLTRLKHLWIGRLCEELDVSTILQHQHLQTSLEELQLYGCDKLNTPPDEILHFTGLEHLTIHGCPSWRTFVKRLKRRMPHLEVPFRW; encoded by the coding sequence ATGGCGGAGACTGTCATTATTAGTGCTGTGCTAGGCAAGCTAATTCCAGTTGCTACTGAGCAGATCAGCCTTGTTTGGGGGTTCGAGGAGCAGCTGAAAGAACTTCAAGACTCATTGACAACGATTCGAGCTGTGCTGACTGATGCGGAGAGAAGGCAAGTGAAAGAAGAGCGTGTGAAGCTTTGGATGCGGAGGCTTAAAGACGCTGCttatgatgttgatgatgtgcTGGACGAGTTTGCTTATGAGATTCTCCGACGAAAGATAGAGATCCGAAACCAAATGATGAGAAAggtattcttcttcttttcattttcaaacCCTATTGCATTCCGAATCAACATGGCCAACAAAATTAAGGCTATGCTCAAATCTTTGAAAAAGATTAATGATAATGCAAAAGAATTTGGATTTGCTAGCGCGGGATCAATAGATGCAAATCCTGAGGTTATTCCAAACCGAGAGACAGACTCCTCTCTTGAGGATTCAGAGATTGTAGGAATGGGAGATCATGTCTCAAAAATAGTTAACTTGGTGCTTAATGCAACCAATGAGCAGCTGTCAGTCATTCCTATAGTGGGAATGCCAGGTTTGGGGAAGACATCTTTAGCAAAACTCGTGTATAATCATGAGCTAGTGCAGAGGAATTTTGATAAAACAATATGGATATGTGTCTCCGATGATTTTGATGATAAGAAGATTTTGAGAGAGATTCTTGAATCCCTTACCCAGGACTCATGTGCGTTGCATCCGAAGGATGCAATACTCCAAAGCCTAAAAAAAGAGTTGcaagaaaaaagatattttcTCGTTCTTGATGATGTTTGGAATGAAGATCATGCGAAATGGGATACTTTAAGAAGTTGTTTGTTAGGAATTAATTCATCTGCAGGAAACAATATTATTGTAACAACTCGTAGTGATATTGTGGCAAATATCATGAAGACAATTCATCAGTATCACTTGGAAAAGCTCTCAGACGATGAATGTTGGTCCATAATCAAGAAAAGAGTATTTACAAATGAAAGAATTCCACCAAGTCAAGATCTAGAGGATATTGGAAGGGAGATTGCTAAAAGATGTCGAGGGATTCCATTAGTTGCAAGGGTTTTAGGAGGGACAATGTCTAATAATATTGAGGAAAGTGAATGGTTGGCAATTCAAAAAAGTGAGGTTTGGAGTTCCTTGAATGGTGAAAATGAAATCTTATCAACACTAAAATTAAGCTTCAATCATCTTTCACCATctctaaaaaattgttttgcatATTGTGCGATATTTCCTAAAGATTATGAAATGGTAAAGGAAGAACTAATTCAACATTGGATGGCTAAAGGGTTCCTTCAACCATCACAAGGAAATTCTTTTGAGATGGAAGACATTGGTAACAagtattttgatattttgttagCAAATTCCTTATTCCAAGATATAAAAAGGGATGATTTTGGTGATATAATAAGTTGTAAGATGCATGATCTTGTACACGATCTTGCCCTCTCAATTTCAAAATGGGAAACCTTGCATTTAGGGGGCAATGTGGGGGATGACATTGACATATCTCATATTCGGCATTTATCTTCTATATTCAAGTACCGGACAACACCATCGATCCCACTATCTAGAGATGGCATGGGTAGATTGCACACAATATTTTTGATTCGTACTAATCTTAGAGACAAGTTATTGGACTTCAAATTTGTACGTGGTCTAACATCATCTTGGATAAGTAGGAAAGAGTTCAAGTCAATTTGTGAGCTTAGACATTTAAGGCTTCTTCAAGTCCAAAACCCCGACATCAGTGCAATACCCAATTCTATTACCAAGCTCTACAACTTACAAACTCTAGCAATTAAGAATTGTCCTTATCTAAGAAAGCTTCCAAAAAATCTAAGAAATTTGACTAACTTGAGACATGTTAAAATTAGTCAAGCGGACATAAAACAAATGCCAATCAATTTGGGGCAGTTGACTTGCCTTCAAACAttgcctttctttttcatcgGTCAGGAAACTGGTCATCGAATTGAAGAACTTGGATGCTTAAGCCAGCTCAGAGGAGGATTAAAAATCTTCAATTTGGAGCATGTGAGAGATAAAGAAGAAGCTAAAGCAGCAAATTTAGTGGGAAAGACGAGATTACACAAGCTGGAATTCCATTGGAGTCATGAAAGAGTAGGCAACAACAATGATGAGGATGTATTGGAAGGCCTTCAACCTCACCCACATTTGAAAAGCTTAAAGATAGAAAATTTTAGTGGTGAGAAGTTCCCTTTGTGGATATTAGCGGGTGATAACAATGGTGgtggtttgtttctttttaaccATCTGTTGGAAATCAGTTTAGTAGATTGTAATAAATGCCAAAAAATTCCTACACTTGGGCACTTACCATGTCTCAAGTTTCTTCAAATAGGGGGAATGAATAATGTGACATGTATAGGAGCAGAATTTTACGACAGTTATAGTGGTGTGGGATCAAGTACTAGTAGAGGTGGCAGCGGTAGAAATGCCTTGTTCCCAGCTTTGGAAAGGCTTGATTTGCAGAGAATGCCCAATCTAGTGGAATGGAAGGACACGATGGACCCAACAACAACGAGAATGGTGTTTCCTCGCCTTGAGAAGTTAACCATTAAACAATgtgaaaaactgaaaagtgCTCCATGTCATTTTCCGTCTCTTAAGAAATTAGATATTAAGGAAACTTGCGGTACGACATTCAAAAACATTATCAGCAAACTTACCACTCTTGTGTCCCTTGATATGTATCGTATTTCCGAACTTGATTGTCTGCCAGAGCATTTATGGCAAAATAATACTATGAGTCTAATGTCTATAAAGATAGACGATTGTGCTGATTTGGTGTCCATCTTGCTGCCGCATGAGGATGATCTATGTGCGCCTCGCATGTCTCTCCAATCACTTTATATTTCTGGATGTAGGAAATTGAGTCATTTGCCAAACACACTGCAAACCCTCAATTCCCTTGAGAAATTTGAAGTAATCGAGTGTTACAATGTGATGTATCTTCCAAGTCTACAAGGTGTGGCACCCCTTCGAATTCTACGGATATTATGTCATGTTGAAGTTTTCCCGTCTGGGCTGCAATCCTGTACATCTCTTTCGGAATTGGATATATTGATATGTCCTAATCTGAAATTAATTCCAGATATGCCAGAATTACATTCTCTTATCCGATTAGGTATCTGGGATTGCCCTAATCTGATATCAATTGGAGATCTACGAGGATTGCATTCTCTTAACCACTTACGAATTACCCATTGCCCAAAGTTGAGCCATCTACCGGATGGCTTAGACTGCCTCACCCGCTTGAAGCATTTATGGATTGGTCGGCTTTGCGAGGAGCTGGATGTTTCCACGATTCTCCAACACCAACACTTGCAGACATCCCTTGAAGAACTACAATTGTATGGGTGCGATAAACTCAATACTCCTCCGGACGAAATTCTACACTTCACCGGCCTCGAACATCTGACAATACATGGATGTCCATCATGGAGAACTTTTGTTAAAAGGCTTAAACGTCGCATGCCTCATCTTGAAGTGCCGTTTCGGTGGTGA
- the LOC142625539 gene encoding uncharacterized protein LOC142625539 — translation MIKAGGNTKHQLAHSTHEGFDSGGNWIGYVFGYRWSWRQITTAVPVPVPVPASVSECAFMTTCEFQEAIQAEPSPVEKALLAVVHATRKLPHYFQAHTVVILTQLPLQAIMRKSDYTGRVAKWGTKLGAYDIKYMPRTAIKGQILADFVAEFTEGQTNHEGTMMTVMSIGLENVTPWEVYTDGASNRKGARVGVVLISPEKLVIEKSLRLGFPATNNEAEYEALLVGAQMVKHLGGRVVRLYCDSRLVVGQVNGEFEAKDERMKSYLKRVQGVLGLFESFKVQQVPRGHNSHADSLAMLATSLGSRLPRMVMVEDLLSSSLTSISAVWIHSVHVGPSWMDPIVAFLQHGILPEDRTVAEKVRRSAPRYWLSEEQKLYRRSYTGPYLLCVHPEAVEPLLEELHEGLCGSHTGGRSLAHRAMTQGYWWPSMQRTSQDYAKKCDQCQRLSGDTAQKWE, via the exons ATGATAAAAGCAGGAGGGAACACAAAGCATCAACTTGCACATTCAACGCATGAAG GTTTTGATAGTGGTGGCAATTGGATAGGATATGTGTTTGGATATAGGTGGAGTTGG CGGCAAATAACAACAGCTGTGCCTGTGCCTGTGCCTGTGCCTGCGTCAGTGTCAGAGTGTGCCTTTATGACTACCTGC gagtttCAAGAAGCAATCCAGGCGGAACCCAGTCCagtggaaaaagcgcttctagcCGTGGTGCATGCGACAAGGAAATTgccccattacttccaagctcacaccgTAGTAATACTTACTCAACTGCCTTTACAAGCTATCATGAGGAAGTCGGATTACACGGGTCgtgtagcaaagtggggaaccaaaCTGGGAGCCTATgacatcaagtatatgccccggACGGCTATCAAAGGGCAAATCCTTGCCGACTTCGTGGCCGAGTTCACGGAAGGTCAGACTAACCACGAAGGTACAATGATGACAGTAATGTCCATTGGGTTGGAAAACGTCACTCCTTGGGAAGTCTACACGGATGGGGCGTCAAATCGAAAGGGAGCCAGGGTTGGAGTCGTGCTAATATCTCCTGAAAAGCTAGTCATTGAAAAGTCCTTGAGATTGGGATTCccagccactaataatgaggccgagtacgaggctctcTTGGTGGGCGCCCAAATGGTTAAACACTTGGGAGGAAGGGTAGTAAGGTTGTATTGTGATTCCCGATTGGTAGTAGGGCAAGTTAATGGAGAATTTGAGGCAAAAGATGAACGAATGAAAAGCTATCTCAAGCGAGTTCAAggggtgttgggtttgtttgaaaGTTTCAAGGTACAGCAAGTCCCAAGGGGACATAACTCTCATGCTGATTCATTAGCGATGTTAGCCACCTCATTGGGTTCGAGATTACCACGTATGGTCATGGTGGAGGATTTACTGTCCTCTAGCTTGACCAGCATCTCGGCAGTATGGATTCACAGCGTTCATGTTGGTCCAagttggatggacccaattGTAGCTTTCTTGCAACATGGAATACTACCTGAAGATAGAACAGTGGCCGAGAAGGTACGAAGAAGCGCTCCCCGATACTGGCTATCAGAGGAGCAAAAACTCTATAGACGTTCCTACACAGGGCCGTACCTGCTTTGCGTACATCCTGAAGCCGTGGAACCTCtgctggaagaattgcatgaaggttTGTGTGGGAGTCATACTGGAGGAAGATCACTAGCTCATAGAGCCATgacccaagggtattggtggccgagCATGCAGAGAACCTCTCAAGATTATGCcaagaaatgtgatcagtgtcaaag gctttccgGCGATACTGCGCAGaaatgggaataa
- the LOC142625540 gene encoding uncharacterized protein LOC142625540 — MTYGMEAIIPLESGFPTLKSDQYDEASNHERMYDCLNTIEERREVANVKMGSYQQKLKQTYDKGVRSRPLVPGDLVLRKVVGVARNPAWGKLGPNWEGPYKITSLAGIGAYRLEDLDGRVIPRPWNPIHPPLLRPRAELGEKGPL; from the exons atgacgtatGGAATGGAAGCTATAATACCATTAGAATCGGGCtttcccaccctgaagtccGACCAATATGATGAAGCGAGCAATCATGAGAGGATGTATGATTGTTTGAATACTATTGAGGAAAGGAGAGAAGTAGCCAATGTGAAAATGGGCAGTTATCAGCAAAAACTCAAGCAGACATACGACAAGGGAGTTAGATCCAGACCACTGGTACCAGGTGATTTGGTGCTAAGAAAGGTAGTGGGGGTAGCAAGAAATCCTGCTTGGGGAAAGTTGGGCCCTAATTGGGAGGGGCCATATAAAATTACCTCATTAGCAGGAATAGGGGCTTATCGTCTAGAAGATTTGGATGGAAGGGTGATCcctcgcccttggaat CCAATTCACCCTCCGTTACTTCGTCCACGGGCTGAGCTGGGGGAGAAGGGTCCTTTGTGA